A stretch of Triticum aestivum cultivar Chinese Spring chromosome 1D, IWGSC CS RefSeq v2.1, whole genome shotgun sequence DNA encodes these proteins:
- the LOC123182514 gene encoding 22.3 kDa class VI heat shock protein: protein MPRRAIEVRADGAAPKWCMSLLENTFTAFLKSPGADADAKAVFAEGSLFSPYLFGKFFDPADAFPMWEFESDVLLAALRRGARTTVDWAENDCEYRLRADIPGGRKCEVEVSGDGAKVVDVSGLWRAPPGDGRDWRAGRWWEHGFVRRVELPEDADGGRVEAYFDDGAGSLEIKVPKRSSDAHQQA, encoded by the exons ATGCCGCGGCGAGCGATCGAGGTCCGGGCCGACGGCGCCGCGCCCAAGTGGTGCATGTCGCTGCTGGAGAACACCTTCACGGCGTTCCTCAAGTCCCccggcgccgacgccgacgccaaGGCCGTGTTCGCGGAGGGCTCCCTGTTCAGCCCCTACCTGTTCGGCAAGTTCTTCGACCCGGCCGACGCGTTCCCCATGTGGGAGTTCGAGTCGGACGTGCTGCTCGCCGCGCTCCGCCGCGGCGCCCGGACCACCGTCGACTGGGCCGAGAACGACTGCGAGTACCGCCTCAGAGCCGACATACCAG GTGGAAGGAAGTGCGAGGTGGAGGTGAGCGGCGACGGCGCAAAGGTGGTGGACGTGAGCGGGCTGTGGCGGGCGCCGCCGGGGGACGGCCGGGACTGGCGCGCCGGCCGGTGGTGGGAGCACGGCTTCGTGCGGCGCGTGGAGCTGCCTGAGGACGCCGACGGGGGCAGGGTGGAGGCCTACTTCGACGACGGCGCGGGGTCGCTGGAGATCAAGGTCCCCAAGAGGAGCAGCGACGCGCACCAGCAAGCCTGA